Within Vicia villosa cultivar HV-30 ecotype Madison, WI linkage group LG1, Vvil1.0, whole genome shotgun sequence, the genomic segment AATATAAtcctaaaataaatttaattaaataattttattttagtttaaatataataaatgaattaatagtttattatatatatttttttaatgcgGTAATGTCTTTTgtaatttactttattttttaattaagtaatacattaattttaaaaacttgaAATTAGTAATTTgcctccttatattttttattttgtttcataGAGAAAACCCACCCACTTAAATTTATAAGcagtaaattaaattttaaattgattGTCAATCAtttcaatatatattttgttaaagattattatattaaatttatcatttaaatttATTAGCATCTTTTCAAATATAATAActgaattaatatttattttaatattttttatatttttaaaaatatcaaaaataaaatatttgtaagtttattataaaagaaaaaaatggtcACCTTTATATATTAGTAGTTTCAAATTGTGAAGTTGATAAAAAATAACAGAAGGTAGACGTAGTAATACTAACCATCCAACAATGAAAAGAGAATTTAAATTCTGTtaaaagaaattgaaagattgagGAGACAATTGAATTGGAAATGAAAATCTGCATTTAATGTATTTGGGGTATATTTGCAATTATATAAGAATAGTTTTTAATGTTAATACTAAAATAAAGTGACCACATGGACCTATCAACCATTGACATCTAACTTGGGTAAAACTACCCAACTTTTTAAAGAGGGTAGATAAGAATTTGCCTTGTAAATTATATAATTGACTGCACACTCCACCAAAATTAACACTTGATGCACTAAAGCTATCACCAATGGCTCCATGGTCAACACCATTTCTTCTTCAAATGACAACAAGGTGGTCAGCAGATTGATTTTATTGTAAAGGTTGACTGGAGACAAATCAATATCTCTAGATATTTGAGAAGCTTCTGGAAGAGAGGAAGATACACCTACAAGTGAATCTACAACATATGCTGATTTCAAAGCATCTTTAACTATCAAATTCTTGCCAAAACATTGTGCTAGTAGATTTCGTTGTTGACTCGTCAAGAAAACTTCgatgttgttgttcttcttcaattTTATATGCATCTTTAGCAGCACCTATAATTGCTTATTGACTAGACAGAGAATGTACGGAGTTAGGTTGCTGTAGTGAGACAGAAAAAATACCATTGAGACTCGGAGATTGGACTCGAAGTCCTATACTAGATTGTGAAGAAAATGATTAGGCTTAAGTGTTGAACTACTGCTAAAGTGGACTCTGTTGTTAGGAAGAAAACTGCTTATGATTACCTTTAACAAGGGAAGGCATATTAAGAAGGGTATTGGGTCTTGTTGTTACACTTCCTGAAACTTTTGCAAAAACTTTTTCCTTTGATCAGGAGCTATTTCAGTTCTTCCACGAAGCTGGCCCGCATCATTCTGATTCAGGAAGGGACTTCCATACCTCCTACGGCTAGGGAAGTTGTTAATATCTTCTTCCCTTGTAGAGGCCGATTGATTTACAATAGAATTCTCCAATAACTCGGCAGCCAGAGATCTGGACAAGTTATGACCTGAAACATTTATAAAAGCAGAAGTGGAATTGTTCCCGGTAGGCATTGAAGCAGAAGAGCTGACTCTTCCACTTTTAGGAGGTGGATTTTTTGCCCCAATGTCAGAATTGCTATCTTGAGACGCTGTCTTGTCAGCTTGCTCAGATGTTTGTGATGACGCTGAATATGATGTCGATGCTTCCAAAGGACTCTTCAAGATGAGACCAGGTGCCACCTTTGCAAGACCAGTGAAGTTATGACAAGATCTTCTAGAATCTCCGCGTCGTCTTTCAAGATTGTGTGTGATAGCAAACACAAATCTAAGAACCATAATAATCGACGAAGTTAGCAAATACCAACTGAAATTTCTCCAATCAATTACCATTTAAGAATTGTATGAAATTGAGAAAATTGTAATCAAATGGGTGCGAGTCGAAAGCTTCAAGGAGAGATAGATAGTATTCTCAAGAAGGTTCAGGAAGGCGTTGAAGTATTTGATAGTATCTGGAACAAGGTTTATGAAACAAATAATgcaaataaaaaaggagaaattCGAGGCAGGCCTCAAAAAAGGAAATTAAGAAGCTCCAGAGGTATAGAAAACATATAAAACCCCACTAAACCAAGAATGAGCAACCAGGAGACACAAACCCTTAAATAACACCATCCTAACACCAAAACATAGTAGCTTTGATATAGTAGAAATA encodes:
- the LOC131613624 gene encoding uncharacterized protein LOC131613624 — its product is MVIDWRNFSWYLLTSSIIMVLRFVFAITHNLERRRGDSRRSCHNFTGLAKVAPGLILKSPLEASTSYSASSQTSEQADKTASQDSNSDIGAKNPPPKSGRVSSSASMPTGNNSTSAFINVSGHNLSRSLAAELLENSIVNQSASTREEDINNFPSRRRYGSPFLNQNDAGQLRGRTEIAPDQRKKFLQKFQEV